One segment of Capnocytophaga sp. oral taxon 878 DNA contains the following:
- a CDS encoding glycoside hydrolase family 31 protein, which translates to MKKIILFFILLVTSVWTEAQTTTEITLLPKEKWWGGFTALGYMMPYQPSKRTFNLRTENFNNQSTPVLISNQGRFITATKPFAYQFTDDKLIITSSEKIGVEKQGNTLRSAYKGAFQLKLGSELTPPELFFTHPQYNTWIELTYNQNERDVLAYAQAIVDNAMPTGIIMIDDNWQKDYGVWQFSADKFPTPKAMIAKLHEMGFKVMLWVCPFVSADSEQYRFLKRKGYLIKKKGSQNPAIISWWNGYSACYDLSNPEAFAYLVNELKMLQKEYGVDGFKFDAGDPQFYSDDVIEVFDKQSYDVLQTQLWAKLGMEFAYNEFRACWQMGNLPLVQRLGDKSYSWGGVARLIPDMIAAGLNGYAYTCPDMIGGGEYRSFENIDPDKFDQKLIVRSCQIHAMMPMMQFSVAPWRILSKENLDICIKFAKWHEQLGEYIVGEAIKAAKTGDPIVRSMEYAFPHQGFEDCKDQYMLGDTYLVAPIITASDTRSVRLPKGVWQDDQGKRYKGGKTYTITAGLERLPYFVKVR; encoded by the coding sequence ATGAAAAAGATAATTCTATTCTTTATTCTGTTAGTAACCTCAGTATGGACTGAGGCACAAACTACTACCGAAATTACCTTACTGCCTAAGGAAAAGTGGTGGGGTGGTTTCACTGCTTTAGGCTATATGATGCCTTATCAGCCTTCTAAACGTACCTTTAACCTGCGTACTGAAAACTTCAACAATCAATCAACGCCGGTGCTGATTTCTAACCAAGGGCGTTTTATTACTGCTACAAAGCCTTTTGCTTACCAATTCACTGATGATAAGCTGATAATTACTTCTTCTGAAAAGATTGGGGTAGAGAAACAAGGTAATACTCTTAGGAGTGCTTATAAGGGGGCTTTTCAGCTAAAATTAGGATCTGAATTGACCCCGCCTGAACTCTTCTTCACTCACCCGCAATACAACACTTGGATTGAGCTTACTTATAACCAAAATGAACGTGATGTGCTGGCTTATGCACAGGCTATCGTGGATAATGCTATGCCTACTGGTATTATAATGATTGACGATAATTGGCAGAAAGATTATGGTGTGTGGCAGTTCAGTGCTGATAAATTTCCTACCCCAAAAGCGATGATAGCTAAGCTACACGAAATGGGCTTTAAGGTAATGTTATGGGTATGCCCTTTTGTATCGGCTGATAGTGAGCAATATCGTTTTTTGAAAAGAAAAGGTTATTTGATAAAGAAAAAGGGTAGCCAAAATCCTGCTATTATTAGTTGGTGGAATGGCTATAGTGCTTGTTATGATCTTAGTAATCCTGAGGCTTTTGCTTATTTGGTTAATGAGTTGAAAATGCTTCAAAAGGAATATGGTGTAGATGGTTTTAAATTTGATGCGGGTGACCCTCAGTTCTATTCGGATGATGTGATAGAGGTTTTTGACAAGCAATCATACGATGTACTGCAAACGCAGTTATGGGCTAAGCTGGGTATGGAGTTTGCGTATAATGAGTTTAGGGCTTGCTGGCAAATGGGTAATTTGCCTTTGGTGCAACGCTTGGGAGACAAGAGCTATTCGTGGGGAGGTGTAGCTAGGCTTATTCCGGATATGATAGCTGCTGGGCTTAATGGTTATGCTTACACTTGCCCTGATATGATAGGTGGGGGTGAATATCGGAGTTTTGAGAATATTGATCCTGATAAATTTGACCAGAAACTTATTGTTCGGTCGTGCCAAATACATGCTATGATGCCTATGATGCAATTTTCGGTAGCGCCTTGGCGTATTCTTTCAAAAGAGAATTTGGATATTTGTATTAAATTTGCTAAATGGCATGAGCAGCTGGGTGAGTATATTGTGGGGGAGGCGATTAAGGCTGCTAAGACGGGTGATCCTATAGTGCGGAGTATGGAATATGCTTTTCCGCATCAGGGGTTTGAGGATTGTAAAGACCAATATATGCTGGGTGATACTTACTTGGTGGCTCCTATAATTACGGCGAGTGACACTCGTAGTGTTCGTCTTCCGAAGGGGGTATGGCAAGATGACCAAGGGAAGCGGTATAAGGGTGGTAAAACTTATACTATTACGGCTGGGCTGGAACGATTGCCTTATTTTGTAAAGGTAAGGTAG
- a CDS encoding penicillin-binding protein 1A, which translates to MSKADKNTNKKRWSPIVKWFWGLFLGGIAAVLLLFLSASLGLLGEMPDFKHLENPETSLATEIVTADGKSLGKFYLDENRTPIKFKDLPKHLVDALIATEDERFYEHSGIDIRGTLRAMVYLGGKGGASTISQQLAKQLFHKQKTRGIARYTQKIKEWVIATRLEKQYTKEEILAMYFNIYDFNNNADGIRSAAKIYFDKEPKDLKIEEGAMLVGMFKNSALYNPVRNKEGVTNRRNVVLGQMAKNNYITQEQKDSLQKLPLKIKFTPESHNDGIATYFREYLRSYMKTWIEQNPKPDGTKHNLYLDGLKVYTTIDSKMQTYAEAAVKAHLKQLQKAFDAENNPKKNTTYPFVHVTKDEYKNLIERAMKNSNRWIHLKYLGYSEKEIRESFDKKVEMRVFSWKGEKDTIMTPRDSILYYKAHLRTGMMSMEPQTGHIKAWVGGINYKHFQYDQVVQGARQTGSTFKPFVYATAIDQLHYSPCMELPDIQTCIEAGKYGNVQPWCPRNSNGSFSGKMMTLKAALANSINSITVNLMDKVGPIPVINLVRKLGITTDMPEMPSIALGTADATVLQMVGAYGTFANEGVYVKPVLVTRIEDKNGTVLFENTPETHDVVNAEVARAVVNLLEGVTRYGSGARLRTKGADSYNAIYKNVMTGYPYQFTNPIAGKTGTTQNNSDGWFIGMVPNLVTGVWVGGEDRAIHFRSTAYGQGATMALPVWGYYMKKCYADKDLNVSKEPFAAPQNVQIQIDCSKEKEADTGGIDFDF; encoded by the coding sequence ATGAGTAAAGCAGATAAAAATACGAATAAAAAGCGTTGGAGCCCTATAGTAAAATGGTTTTGGGGGCTCTTTTTAGGAGGGATAGCAGCGGTATTATTACTGTTTTTATCGGCTTCGTTGGGACTATTGGGTGAAATGCCCGACTTTAAGCACTTGGAAAACCCTGAAACCAGCTTAGCTACTGAAATAGTTACTGCCGATGGAAAATCATTAGGGAAGTTTTACTTAGATGAAAATCGTACGCCTATCAAATTTAAAGATTTACCTAAACATTTGGTAGATGCTCTTATTGCCACTGAAGATGAACGATTTTATGAACATTCGGGGATTGATATACGTGGTACCTTACGCGCTATGGTGTATTTGGGTGGAAAAGGAGGTGCTTCTACAATCTCACAACAGCTAGCTAAACAGCTTTTTCACAAGCAAAAAACAAGAGGAATAGCACGTTATACCCAGAAAATAAAAGAATGGGTAATAGCTACTCGCCTTGAAAAACAGTACACCAAAGAAGAGATTTTGGCTATGTACTTTAATATTTATGACTTCAACAATAATGCTGATGGCATCCGTTCTGCTGCTAAAATCTATTTTGATAAAGAACCTAAAGACCTTAAAATAGAAGAAGGGGCTATGCTGGTAGGAATGTTCAAAAACTCTGCCCTTTATAACCCTGTAAGAAATAAAGAAGGAGTTACCAACCGGCGGAATGTAGTATTAGGCCAAATGGCTAAAAACAACTACATTACACAAGAACAGAAAGACTCATTACAAAAACTCCCCTTAAAAATTAAATTCACTCCTGAAAGTCATAATGATGGTATAGCTACTTACTTTCGTGAATACCTGCGTTCCTATATGAAAACGTGGATTGAACAAAACCCCAAACCTGATGGTACTAAACACAACTTATACCTGGATGGGCTAAAGGTATACACGACTATTGACTCCAAAATGCAAACTTATGCAGAAGCTGCAGTAAAAGCCCATTTAAAACAACTTCAAAAGGCTTTTGATGCTGAAAATAATCCTAAAAAGAATACTACCTACCCCTTTGTGCACGTTACTAAAGATGAGTACAAAAACCTTATTGAACGTGCTATGAAAAACTCTAACCGATGGATACACCTTAAATACTTAGGTTACTCGGAAAAAGAGATACGTGAATCATTTGATAAAAAGGTAGAGATGCGCGTATTTAGCTGGAAGGGAGAAAAGGATACTATTATGACACCTCGGGACTCTATCCTTTACTATAAAGCACATTTGCGTACAGGAATGATGTCGATGGAGCCACAAACAGGGCATATTAAAGCATGGGTAGGAGGTATTAACTACAAACATTTTCAATATGACCAAGTAGTACAAGGAGCTCGCCAAACAGGTTCAACGTTTAAACCTTTTGTGTATGCTACTGCTATTGACCAGCTACACTATTCGCCTTGTATGGAATTGCCCGATATACAAACTTGTATTGAGGCTGGTAAGTATGGGAATGTACAACCTTGGTGCCCTCGTAACTCAAATGGCTCATTTAGTGGGAAGATGATGACCTTAAAGGCAGCTTTGGCAAACTCAATCAACTCTATTACTGTGAACTTGATGGATAAAGTAGGTCCGATACCGGTTATTAACTTAGTTCGCAAACTGGGTATCACTACTGATATGCCAGAAATGCCTTCAATAGCCTTAGGTACAGCTGATGCTACTGTACTGCAAATGGTAGGAGCTTATGGTACTTTTGCTAATGAAGGTGTATATGTAAAACCTGTATTAGTAACCCGTATTGAAGATAAAAATGGTACTGTATTATTTGAGAACACACCTGAAACTCATGATGTAGTGAATGCTGAAGTAGCTCGTGCTGTAGTAAACCTTTTAGAAGGGGTAACCCGCTATGGATCGGGGGCACGCTTACGTACCAAAGGAGCTGATAGCTATAATGCTATTTATAAAAATGTAATGACTGGCTACCCTTATCAGTTTACTAACCCTATAGCTGGTAAAACAGGAACTACTCAAAATAATAGTGATGGTTGGTTTATAGGTATGGTGCCTAACCTTGTAACTGGTGTATGGGTAGGAGGCGAAGATCGTGCGATACACTTCCGCAGTACTGCTTATGGACAAGGTGCCACTATGGCCTTGCCAGTATGGGGGTATTATATGAAAAAGTGTTATGCTGATAAGGATTTGAATGTATCAAAAGAACCTTTTGCAGCACCTCAAAATGTACAAATACAGATAGACTGTAGTAAAGAAAAAGAGGCTGACACTGGAGGAATTGATTTTGACTTCTAA
- a CDS encoding gliding motility lipoprotein GldH, whose amino-acid sequence MRIVISLLFIGLLLGCNNKVEYSQYASLPDGWEAHKPVLFQIEVSDSLTPKDLFIMVRNTEKYPFSNLFLITKMEQPNSNKVIVDTLEYEMATPDGKWLGDGYSAVKESKLWYKEHFTFPSKGKYNIKIEQAMRKIGDNEGVNVLNGITEVGLRVEKR is encoded by the coding sequence ATGAGAATAGTAATAAGTTTATTATTTATAGGCTTACTATTAGGTTGTAACAATAAAGTAGAATACAGCCAATACGCTTCACTTCCTGATGGTTGGGAAGCACATAAGCCAGTGCTTTTTCAGATAGAAGTAAGCGATAGTCTTACTCCTAAAGACCTCTTTATTATGGTGCGAAACACTGAAAAATACCCTTTTAGTAATTTGTTCTTAATTACCAAAATGGAACAACCCAATAGTAACAAGGTAATTGTAGATACGCTTGAGTATGAAATGGCTACTCCCGATGGAAAGTGGTTAGGCGATGGCTATTCGGCAGTGAAAGAGAGCAAATTGTGGTATAAAGAACACTTTACTTTTCCTTCTAAAGGAAAATATAACATCAAGATAGAGCAGGCTATGCGCAAAATAGGCGATAATGAAGGGGTAAATGTGCTGAATGGTATTACCGAAGTAGGACTTAGAGTAGAAAAGAGATAA